TAAAGGGAGCAAATAACAATAAGTGAGGTGATTCCATGTGGCATCTTCTATACCCCATGAGAACTTTTCTGATAGTTTCGGGGCGAGATAATGAAATAAACGTGATGGCAGCTGATTGGCTAACTTATCTCTCTACAAAACCTCCAATTGTTGGGATATCTATTCATCCGGCTCATCACACCCACGGCTTGATAAAGAAACACAGAGAGTTCGTGATTAGCATCCCTACAATAAACATGCTCAGAGACGTTTTGATTGCTGGAAGAAAGAGCGGTCCAGAAAAGCTCAAGAAAATGAGTGTAACCTTTATTCCGTCAAAGAAAGTAAAAACGCCAAGTATAAAAGAAGCTGCCGCAAACATTGAATGTAAGGTTATAGAAGAAAAGTCCTACGGCAATTATACCTTCTTTGCCGCGGAGATAGTTAACTTCATCCAAAACGAAGAAGCGTTCAAAAACAGTCAACCAGATGTAAAATTCGGCTTTATGGCGCATTTAGCTCCCGGCACAAACAAGTTCGTCGTATTTAACGAGGAAATATATGAGATTCCAACCAAAGACCTCTAACGGATTAAAAATAAAAAGAGACTCACTTACCTCCTTTCATTCTCTCCTGCAGTTGGTAGAGCTCGGCTATCCTCTGGACTGTATCCGCATCCTCTGGTCCCTTGTCCTCTCTTAGCGCAACGTATCTCGGGAACCTCAGTGCAAAGCCGCTCTCGTACTTGGGGCTCTTCTGAATCTCCTGATAAGTAACTTCAATCACAATCTTAGGCTCTATTTCAACTAACTTGCCGTGTTCCCTTTTTATAAAGGGTTTAAGCATCTTTGTGAACTCCACTAAATCCTCATCAGTAAATCCGCTTCCCACTTTACCAACCGGGACGAAATCTCCCCTAACGGGATCATATGCACCTAAAAGGAACGAGCTCAGGACTCCACTTCTCCTCCCTTCGCCCCATTCCGCGCCTATAATAACTAAATCGAGATTCTCCATTGTTGGCTTAATCTTTAACCACTTCTTGCCCCTGTTACCGGGCTCGTAAACTGAGTCGAGCCTTTTTGCCATTAGTCCTTCATGACCCAGGTCAAGGGCTCTGTGATAGAACTTCTCGGCCTCTTCTGGATTCTTTGTTATTAAGTTCTCCGCCACTTTTATCCATTCGTTTGTGGTCACAATGCTTTCAAGGGTCTTCCTCCTCTCTATGAACTGGACATCTATCATGCTTTTGCCATCAACGTAAAGAACATCGAAGAGGTTAAGCTCAAGGGGTATTTTTTCAACCATCTCATCTATGTTGTACTTCCTTCTAAATCTCCTCAACACGTACTGAAACGGCCTCGGTCTTCCTTCTTCCCCAACGGCGACGAGTTCGCCTTCTACAATAACTCTCTCCGGCTTTAAAGACTCTTTAATCCTCTCAACAACCTCTGGAATTGATCTCGTAACGTTTTCAAGACGCCTTGAATAAACGATAACCTTCTCTCCGTCCTTGTGAACCTGAACCCTCGCACCGTCATATTTAATCTCAAACTCCGCCTCTCCACCCATTTCCATTAGAGCCTCTCTAACGTTGGCTGCCATCTGGGCGAGCATCGGCTTAATGGGCTTCCCTACTTGGATTTCTACTTTCAAAAGACCTTCGTCTCCCTCAAGCCTTGCTACTTTAGCCACAAATCCAAAGTCACTCGTAAGCATGTAAGCCCTCTCAACAAGCTCAACCTTTACCCTAAACGCCTCCGCTATTGCATCCCTCAGCAATCCTTCTGCAACTCCCGTCCTCATGGTCCCAAGTATCGTCCTTGCCAAATACTTCCCTTCCTCTGGAGAAGCATCCATAAAGAGATTGGCGAGGTATTTCAGCTTTCTATCCTGACTCCCTTCGCCGGTGGTTTCGGCAACTTTAACTAAAGTGCTATAAACTCTTTTTATTGTAAGGGGTTGGGAGAAAAAGCTTTTTTGCTTCCTCTTTTGAAGGGCAAGGGTAACGCTTTCCCCCAAATCGCCAGTATCTTTTACGGAATTTTCTATCTCGTCACTATTTATTCCAGTGGCCATAGAAACGGCCCTTATCAATAGCTTCTCACCTACGCCAAGCTCTCTCTCATCCCAATCCGGAAAGACCTTACCGAGGATTAAATAGGGAATAATTTCCAACAGCTCTGGATCTTCAGCTTTCTTTAAAAATTCTGCCACAAATTTTGTCTTAAGGGTCTTCAGAGTCGTTTTCTCAAGTCTTTTATAAAGCTCGGCCAGTTCTCTGTATAACATAAACACCACCATATTGGAGTATCGTATCAAAGGATAAAAAGATTAATCCCTCTGCATTGGTCTGAACCTCAGGAATTCAAAGAATACAGTGGCTACGAAGCCTCCAGCAAATATAAGTGGGAGAGGGTATCCACTTTTTTCAAAGGCAAATAAGAATGCAAACCCTCCAGCAAACCCAGATGCAAAGAGACCCATTTCCCGCTGGTTGCTTTTGTTCAAGTATATTGCTAAAAGAAGGGAGAGGATTGAAAGGGTAAGATACACCGGGTTCATCCCCCTTCCCCCATCCATCTTTCAACACTAGGCCTCTGGGTGTAAACCTCACATATGTGGTACTCTTCTATGGAAAGGTCATCTAAGAGAGACTTCACTTTCTCTACCTCATTTTCCCTCAAAAGTGCAAAGAGGCTCTTTCCCAGCATTATCATTGATGATGGCAGGTGGAGAACCCTATCAATTTCATTGGCAATTTCCAAGAGCTCACCGGAGAGCAGACCCGTACGCTCAGCAAATCCTCTTGCCTCTTTCATCAAAACCTCAACTCTTGGATTTGAGAGAAGTGCGTTAAAGGCTTTCTCTCCCTCTTTCTCGATTAATCTAATAACGTCGCTGTCAAGCACCTCTCTTGTGGATAGCCTCCCCATCGGCACTGCCAGAACCTTGTATTCTTCGAAAAAGATGTTATCCACTACTCCAATCCCCGGTGCACCGGGTTTTATCCTAATTTCTATCCCTCCGTGAATTTGGGCTATAACATCCCCAAGGCCACCCTTGTGGATGACCTCATGCTTGTGGGCTATTTGAGCGGCTTGGAGAAAAGTTTTCTCTTTAAAGGCAAAAGCCAAAGAAAGGGCAGTCCCAAGAGCCCCACCGGCGCTGTTCCCAAAACCGTAACCGTTTGGAAAGTCAAAGTACTGCCAGATTTCAACCTCTCCGGTAAAATTCTCCGGGACGATCTCATTAGCGACGGAGTAGCTGATAATGGCATCTTCTTTTTTAACGGGTTCTCCATTAAAAGCAATGTGTATGTGCCTCTCTAAGCCTTCCCCCAAGCTTACAAAAACGTTGATTCCTCTGCTTAAATTTATGCCGGCTCCAAGTGAACCGGCTAAAAGAGGTTCTTCGTTGAATTTGGGAACAAAAAAGGCCGTAATGTGCGCTGGAATGAAAGTCCTTATCAGCATTTTCTCACCCCCATCTAAGTTGGGACGGATGTTTTTAAAGTTGAGCTTGGAACAAAGTATTGACGATAGAGATAAACATGTTAGAGTCCTTAAGGAATACGGGATTAAAAGGCTTTGAGGTAAAACAGATTGAAGAGCCGGGGACGTTATGGTAACCGACCAGGGTGTTATTTTTTGTTAGGGCTTCCCAGAGAACTAATGTAGAAGGTATAAAACAACTGGCTCGATATTCGCCCAATGTAAAAGTCGTAAAGGTCCCCAATATCGAAAATCTTTCACCTGCTTTCTGGAGTTAACTACCTCGGAAACAAGAGGATTGCAGTATCTCCCGGCGTAGTGGATGTGAGTTATTTCAAAGGATTCAAGCTCATCAAACAACATGCTCCATCTCGGAGAGAACAACCTATTGCTTCCAGAGGGATACCCAAAGACCGAAGAAAAACTAAGAAGAGGGGGATTTAAGCCGGTAACGGTAGATGTCTCCAAAAAGAAAGAAAAAGTTCATTCCTCAACAACATACACCGGCACTTTTCCGTGCGGAATGCCGTATTTCCTGCCGTACCACTCACTGAGAACGTACCATGCAGCTATTAAAAGTACTATGCCTGTTGGAAGTAAAATTGCCCAGCTGCGGATTCCTATAGCAAAGAGCAGGTACAAAATAACACCCACGCTCGCTGCTGTCACTGCATATGGGATTTGTGTATTTACGTGGTCTATGTGGTCGCTTCCGGAGAACATTGAACTCATGATTGTTGTATCGCTTATTGGTGAACAGTGGTCACCGAAAATACCACCTGCAAAGACCGCGCCTATTGAGGCATAGAGCACCGGGCCGATTTGTCCCCCTGTGATTTTGTATGCTAGTGGAATCGCAATTGGCATCAAAATACCGAATGTTCCCCATGAGGTTCCCGTTGTAAACGATATGAACATTGCAACCAAGAACACTATAAGCGGAACTATACCCGCTGGAATGTTTGCGCTGGTGGCCAAGTTTACCACATAGTCTGCCGTTCCAACAGCGCTTGTGGCACTCTTGATACTCCATGCAAGGACTAAAATTGCATTAGCCATCATCATCTGTTTCATACCTTGGACAATTGCAGTCTCGGCCTCTTCAACTGTCATCTGTTTTCTTCCAAGAACTAGCACTAATCCTACCAGCACCATGCTAAACGATCCCCACAATAGGGCTGTTGCCGCATCAGAGTTTGAAAGCACGCCCATCAAGCCCTTTTCTGCATAAGTTGCCCCTCCACCGCCGGTGTACCACATCCCATAGAGTGTTACAAAGACAAGGCTGAAGATGGGCAGGATAAAGTTCCAGACGTCTCCTCCTTCTTTTGGAGTTCCTAAATCTACTTCAGTTGTCATCAATGGTTTTGCTCCATCGCGGAGGACTTTACCCGTTGTTCTAGCCCTATACTCGGCATGGAGCATTGGACCATAGTGCCTGTGAGTATAAGCGACAATAAGCACCAAGAGTATCGCAAGTAGTGAGTAGAACCTGTATGGAACACTTGAAAGCCAAGCAGCATATGAGCCAAGAGTAATTCCAAGGCTATCGAAGGACTTGCCAATAAGCCCTATCTCATAACCGATCCACGTAGAGACTAAAGCTAATCCTGCTACAGGCGCTGCAGTAGAGTCATCGATGTAAGCGAGCATTTCTCTTGAAACCCTTGCCCTATCTGTTATTGGCCTCATGGTGTTACCGACTATGATTGTGTTGGTATAGTCATCAAAGAACACAAGAACACCAAGGAGCCATCCAAGTACTGAAGCTGCCCTGCTGTTGTTCACTCTCTTTGTCAAAGCTCTTGCGATTGCATGGGCACCTCCCGATTTGTAAATCAATCCAACTCCCGCTCCAATCAAGAAATCAAAAACCAAAATTGTTGCGTTCCAGCTCTCTGTTACATTCTCAATAACCCACTGCCAAGTGATTATTGTACCCGTTACTGGATTCCATCCGGAGGCCATAACTCCGCCAACCCAAACACCAGCAAATAAAGCGAACAACACCCTTTTGGACCATATAGCCAATATAATGGCCACGAGTGGGGGCAGCAAAGACAACACCCCAAAGTCCGACACTCCTTACACCTCCATATACATTTTTCGTGAGCCCAAATTTTTCGAACTCTTTATAAGTTTTTCGCAAATATTGTTGTCTCTTTGATAATTTTCGAAATTTTTTGTATATTTTCCACGATTTACTGAAATAAATTCGGGATAAAATGTTGCAGGGTTTTGTTCCTCACTGCATGCTAATGGCATATCGTGTTTAACATTATACAATAATGCTTTCTTACCATAAAAACGTTTTCCCAGCGTTTTTTGACACTTTTTGAAACCCTCATTGAAAGTTATTGGATTAAAGAGAATAATAGCAAAAAAGAATTCGGAGTAAAATTACAAAGTTAAGACAAGCTTTCTAGTACCTCTTTCAGCTTTTTAAAGTCTTTTTCAAGCTCTTCTCTAAGCTGGGGCTTATAGAGGGCAACGGCCGGGTGATACATTGGCATAATGACAACCTTCCCGAAAAGGGTTCCAGCTTCAAGTATCTTCCCATGCATCTTACTTATGGGCTCGGCTTCAAAGCCAAATTTATTAAGGATGTAAGCCATTGAATATCTTCCCAGGGGGACTATGACCTTCGGCCGGATTATGTCTATTTGTTTATCTAAGTAAGGAGAACAAGCCTTGATTTCTTCCTCGGTTGGATCTCTATTGTTGGGAGGCCGGCACTTTACAACGTTGGTGATGTACACCTCTTCGCGTTTAAGCCCAACACTTTCCAAAAGCTCATCCAGCACTTTCCCGGCCCTTCCAACAAAAGGTAAGCCCTTTTGATCTTCCCAGTAACCCGGGGCTTCTCCGACAAACATTATTTTAGCATCATAACTTCCCGAGCCGGGGACAGCGTTTGTCCTTAATTCTCCCAACGGACACTTTTTACAAGCTTTTATCTTTTCTTCAAGTCCCTTCATAGCTTCACTTTTTCCCATGCTTAACACCCAGTCTCTCTTGAGAGAGATACGCCGTTAAAAGTTCTTTCCATGCCGTGTAGTATCCTTTCTCATAATCGTCCCTAAATTCATGCTGGAGTATGCTCTCAAAATGTTCAAGGAGTTTTTGAGCTTTTTCATTGTCCGGATTTCTTACAAGCTGGACTATCAGAGAGTCGGTGTCATTGTCATTTAACGCAGATAAAAAGCCATTTATAGCCTTGCTGTATCCCCTACCCCACTCGTCATCTCCCACTATCTTCTCAAGTTTGTCCAGATGAGCTTTCGCCTTGGTGTAGTCTCCCTTCATCAGCGCTCTGAGGAACATCTCCATTCTCATCTCCCGTGCTGGCATTTTTCACCACCATCTTATTTGGGAGTCTCGGTCTTTTTAACCCTTTTCAAGGGGTCGCACATATAGGGAAGAGACAATATTATAGGGCCTTTCGTGTATCTATGAAAGTAAATCTTCATATTTACGCAAAAGTTTTTATACTCCATACTTGTAAAAAACTCGTAGAGGTGATTAGAATGGAAGAGATAACAGAGGGAATACCAAGTGGGGAGAGAGAATTTGGTGAGCTTACTAAAAAGGTTCGCGATCTCATCGAATACCCCGAAATAGGTGAAGAGGAATTTCACGAGCTCCTTACAAAAGCCACCAAGGGTTACGGTGGAGCTCTCCCCCACAGAACTTGGTCCCTCTGCCCAGAAACTAGAAAAGTTGTCCCTGCCGTGGTCTGGGAAAAGGATGGAAAAGTGTGGATAACGAAAAAATGCCCAGAAGGCCTGATAACTGATGTTTATTATGAAGACGTTGAGATGTATAAGCGTTTTGAGGAGTGGAGGTATGACTTTAAGATAAAGAGCTACAACGTTGAGAACACCGGCGTAAACTGTCCCTTTGATTGTGGTCTCTGTCCAAGGCACCGCTCCCACACGAACCTGCTTAACATAGTTCTGACAAATAGGTGTAATTTGAGCTGCTGGTATTGCTTCTTCTATGCCAAGGAAGGCCAGCCAATTTACGAACCTACCCTCGAGCAGATACGCATGATGCTCCGCAACGCAAAGAAAGAGCAACCCGTTGGAGCTAATGCCGTCCAGTTCACTGGAGGGGAGCCAACACTGAGGGATGACCTCATAGAGATCATAAAGATTGCAAAGGAAGAAGGCTACGATCACGTTCAGCTTAACACTGATGGAATAAAGCTCGCCTTCGATCCGGAGCTTGTGAAGAAGATTAGAGAAGCCGGCGTCAATACCATATACCTAAGCTACGATGGAATGACCCCAAAAACAAACTGGAAGAATCACTGGGAGGTTCCGTTGATCTTCGAAAACGTGAGAAAAGCCGGCGGCCCTGGAATCGTTCTTGTGCCCACAACAATAAGGAACGTAAACGACCATGAGCTTGGAGCTATAATCAACTTCGGCCTCAATCACCTCGACATAGTCAGAGGAGTCAACTTCCAACCCATCTCCCTTGTGGGAAGAGTCCCAAAGAAAGAAAGAGAGCGCTTCAGGATTACCATTCCCGGGGCAATAAAGAGAATAGAGGAGCAGACCAATGGCACTATAGCAAAGGAGGACTGGTATCCAATACCGATTGCCGGCCATATTGCGAGGTTTTTTGAAGCGTTTGCAGGCAGAAAATACTATATGACATCCCACTTTGGCTGTGGAGCTGCAACGTATGTGTTCCTTGACGAAGACAGAGTGGTTCCAATTTCGAGATTCCTCGACGTTGAAGGCTTCGTGGAATTCCTTGAGAGCAAGGCTGAGGAGATTGAAAAATGGAAAACCTTGAGAAGACTTCAGAAGCTCAAGCTTGGGGCGGAGATATTCCTCAAGTTCAGGAGCTTCTACGACGAAAAATATGCTCCAAAGAGCTTTGACGTGTTGAGGATTATAAGAGAAGCGTTCACCCACGGAACTTACGAGGCACTTGGTCAGTTCCACTACAAGACGCTCTTCCTCGGAATGATGCACTTCATGGATGAGTACAACTACGATGTTGAAAGGGTGGAGCGCTGTGTAATTCACTACGCAATGCCCGACGGAAGGATTGTACCCTTCTGTACCTTCAACGTGATTCCAGAGCTCTATAGAGACAAGGTCCAAGCCCAGTTTAGCTACACCTGGGGAGAATGGAAAGCCCTCCACCCAGACTGGGAGTACCAGAAGGACAAATACGTGAGAACCAAGGAGTTCGTTGAAAAAATGAAGGAGAGTGAGCTCTATAGAAAGACTTACATTGACATAAAGAACTACTTCGGGTGATGACGATGAGGAGGGTAGATCTCAAATTCAGCAAAATAACCCCTGACGAAGCCAGAGAAATGCAGTACAAACTCTCACTCGATTTGGCAGTTTATAGGGTTTTTATCAACGGGTACTCAAAGAGCGGTTACGTGATATTTGACGAAACAAAATTGCCAAAAGAGAAGCTTTTGGCGATGCTTAAGCCCTTTGAACCGGAGGTTATCAACGAGAAAGAGCTAACTCCACAAGAGCTCATAGAAAGCAGTCTGAGCTGGAAAAACACAATAGCTGCTTGATTTTCTTTTTAAAATTTTAAAAACAAAAAAAGCTAAAGGAGCTTTATTCTTATTTTTCCTGCAATATCTGGTTCCTCCAGCTTAAATGAAACTATCCCGCTGAATGAGGATAAATCAATAATGTTTCTACCGCTTTTTATTCCAATGAACTCCTCATAAGCCCTCTCAACCGGGAGCGAAAGATCATACTCGTATATTGTCAACAGGTTGTCCTTGCTTGAGTGTATTATCAGCTCGGCCTCTCTATATCCGTCGAGAGGTATTCCTCCAAAGGCCTTTGCCCCAAAGAGCTTGCCCGCTTTTGCCAAGGCAGAGGTGTTGAGGGAAATGCTGAGTGCGGGAGGCTTTCTATGTAGTACATCTTCGTCAAGAACAACGATGTCCCTATTGCCAGTGTCAAAAGGCGTCGCTTCCAGAGCCCCTGTGTTGGGAGTGGTGTTCGTTCCAAGGAGTATCTTTCCGAAGGCCTTTTCTATACTTGTTATCCTCGCACCAAAAACGCCCACCACCTTAATCATTGGGGGAGCCACATAAAGAAGCAAAGAGGGGGCGTTTATGGTGTTTGTAAATTTTGCCATAACCCTACTCCCCTCATCCACCGGTCTGTAGATTGCATCATGATGGGCATTGTAAGCTATCAGTATTCCTCCCCCTATTGGAAGAGCGTTCGTTCTCATAGGGGCATAGAAGCTTGGAAAGTCCAGCAGTCTAAGGAAGACCATCTCCTCACCGTTAAGGGGATTGCCCACAAACATTCCTCCCCTCACAAAGGCAAAAACCCTGTTGTATGCGCTCTCCATATCACCCAGAACTGGCCTCACGGGAGGATTTCCGTCCACAGAGCTCACAGCTACTGGAAATACTTCCCACTTTCTCGTAACTAAATCAAAGGCATGTAATTCTCTCACTCCCCACTCGAAATTCTTTCCAACCCCGAAGAAGACGGTGTCGTGGACAAGAGTCCCCTTAAGGCTCGGATTTTCATTGAGAAGCTTTGCCTCCCCGGTTTTTCTGTCAAGTTCATATATACCGAGGTTTGCATGCCCATCTTCTCTCGCTATTAGGAGCTTGTCCTCATAGGGATCGTAGATTATATCGCTCACTTCCCCCGCCCAATCGGTTTTATGATGGATAGAGTCTTTCCAGAGAAGCCTTATTTTGTCGTTTTCTGTATCGTATTCGTGAACGTGGGAATATTTGTTGACAAAACTTATTGTCGATTTCTCGTTCTTTCCTTCATAAACTGCCGGGGCATGAACCCAGCCCCCAAAGTAAATAAACTCATCAACGGTCTCAACCGCATTGT
The Thermococcus sp. 2319x1 DNA segment above includes these coding regions:
- a CDS encoding flavin reductase family protein, with protein sequence MWHLLYPMRTFLIVSGRDNEINVMAADWLTYLSTKPPIVGISIHPAHHTHGLIKKHREFVISIPTINMLRDVLIAGRKSGPEKLKKMSVTFIPSKKVKTPSIKEAAANIECKVIEEKSYGNYTFFAAEIVNFIQNEEAFKNSQPDVKFGFMAHLAPGTNKFVVFNEEIYEIPTKDL
- a CDS encoding ATP-dependent DNA ligase, translating into MLYRELAELYKRLEKTTLKTLKTKFVAEFLKKAEDPELLEIIPYLILGKVFPDWDERELGVGEKLLIRAVSMATGINSDEIENSVKDTGDLGESVTLALQKRKQKSFFSQPLTIKRVYSTLVKVAETTGEGSQDRKLKYLANLFMDASPEEGKYLARTILGTMRTGVAEGLLRDAIAEAFRVKVELVERAYMLTSDFGFVAKVARLEGDEGLLKVEIQVGKPIKPMLAQMAANVREALMEMGGEAEFEIKYDGARVQVHKDGEKVIVYSRRLENVTRSIPEVVERIKESLKPERVIVEGELVAVGEEGRPRPFQYVLRRFRRKYNIDEMVEKIPLELNLFDVLYVDGKSMIDVQFIERRKTLESIVTTNEWIKVAENLITKNPEEAEKFYHRALDLGHEGLMAKRLDSVYEPGNRGKKWLKIKPTMENLDLVIIGAEWGEGRRSGVLSSFLLGAYDPVRGDFVPVGKVGSGFTDEDLVEFTKMLKPFIKREHGKLVEIEPKIVIEVTYQEIQKSPKYESGFALRFPRYVALREDKGPEDADTVQRIAELYQLQERMKGGK
- a CDS encoding pantoate kinase translates to MLIRTFIPAHITAFFVPKFNEEPLLAGSLGAGINLSRGINVFVSLGEGLERHIHIAFNGEPVKKEDAIISYSVANEIVPENFTGEVEIWQYFDFPNGYGFGNSAGGALGTALSLAFAFKEKTFLQAAQIAHKHEVIHKGGLGDVIAQIHGGIEIRIKPGAPGIGVVDNIFFEEYKVLAVPMGRLSTREVLDSDVIRLIEKEGEKAFNALLSNPRVEVLMKEARGFAERTGLLSGELLEIANEIDRVLHLPSSMIMLGKSLFALLRENEVEKVKSLLDDLSIEEYHICEVYTQRPSVERWMGEGG
- a CDS encoding Na+/H+ antiporter NhaC family protein; this encodes MSDFGVLSLLPPLVAIILAIWSKRVLFALFAGVWVGGVMASGWNPVTGTIITWQWVIENVTESWNATILVFDFLIGAGVGLIYKSGGAHAIARALTKRVNNSRAASVLGWLLGVLVFFDDYTNTIIVGNTMRPITDRARVSREMLAYIDDSTAAPVAGLALVSTWIGYEIGLIGKSFDSLGITLGSYAAWLSSVPYRFYSLLAILLVLIVAYTHRHYGPMLHAEYRARTTGKVLRDGAKPLMTTEVDLGTPKEGGDVWNFILPIFSLVFVTLYGMWYTGGGGATYAEKGLMGVLSNSDAATALLWGSFSMVLVGLVLVLGRKQMTVEEAETAIVQGMKQMMMANAILVLAWSIKSATSAVGTADYVVNLATSANIPAGIVPLIVFLVAMFISFTTGTSWGTFGILMPIAIPLAYKITGGQIGPVLYASIGAVFAGGIFGDHCSPISDTTIMSSMFSGSDHIDHVNTQIPYAVTAASVGVILYLLFAIGIRSWAILLPTGIVLLIAAWYVLSEWYGRKYGIPHGKVPVYVVEE
- the udg gene encoding type-4 uracil-DNA glycosylase, coding for MGKSEAMKGLEEKIKACKKCPLGELRTNAVPGSGSYDAKIMFVGEAPGYWEDQKGLPFVGRAGKVLDELLESVGLKREEVYITNVVKCRPPNNRDPTEEEIKACSPYLDKQIDIIRPKVIVPLGRYSMAYILNKFGFEAEPISKMHGKILEAGTLFGKVVIMPMYHPAVALYKPQLREELEKDFKKLKEVLESLS
- the tes gene encoding tetraether lipid synthase Tes, whose product is MEEITEGIPSGEREFGELTKKVRDLIEYPEIGEEEFHELLTKATKGYGGALPHRTWSLCPETRKVVPAVVWEKDGKVWITKKCPEGLITDVYYEDVEMYKRFEEWRYDFKIKSYNVENTGVNCPFDCGLCPRHRSHTNLLNIVLTNRCNLSCWYCFFYAKEGQPIYEPTLEQIRMMLRNAKKEQPVGANAVQFTGGEPTLRDDLIEIIKIAKEEGYDHVQLNTDGIKLAFDPELVKKIREAGVNTIYLSYDGMTPKTNWKNHWEVPLIFENVRKAGGPGIVLVPTTIRNVNDHELGAIINFGLNHLDIVRGVNFQPISLVGRVPKKERERFRITIPGAIKRIEEQTNGTIAKEDWYPIPIAGHIARFFEAFAGRKYYMTSHFGCGAATYVFLDEDRVVPISRFLDVEGFVEFLESKAEEIEKWKTLRRLQKLKLGAEIFLKFRSFYDEKYAPKSFDVLRIIREAFTHGTYEALGQFHYKTLFLGMMHFMDEYNYDVERVERCVIHYAMPDGRIVPFCTFNVIPELYRDKVQAQFSYTWGEWKALHPDWEYQKDKYVRTKEFVEKMKESELYRKTYIDIKNYFG
- a CDS encoding DUF3213 domain-containing protein, with protein sequence MRRVDLKFSKITPDEAREMQYKLSLDLAVYRVFINGYSKSGYVIFDETKLPKEKLLAMLKPFEPEVINEKELTPQELIESSLSWKNTIAA
- a CDS encoding DUF2139 domain-containing protein, translating into MVISVKILEHLNRFPPRYGPEWGSGGIFGLRYHNGVLYFTVAFEAQAHFIREDSKKVYEFDLVGEGPTSGGDTYNAVETVDEFIYFGGWVHAPAVYEGKNEKSTISFVNKYSHVHEYDTENDKIRLLWKDSIHHKTDWAGEVSDIIYDPYEDKLLIAREDGHANLGIYELDRKTGEAKLLNENPSLKGTLVHDTVFFGVGKNFEWGVRELHAFDLVTRKWEVFPVAVSSVDGNPPVRPVLGDMESAYNRVFAFVRGGMFVGNPLNGEEMVFLRLLDFPSFYAPMRTNALPIGGGILIAYNAHHDAIYRPVDEGSRVMAKFTNTINAPSLLLYVAPPMIKVVGVFGARITSIEKAFGKILLGTNTTPNTGALEATPFDTGNRDIVVLDEDVLHRKPPALSISLNTSALAKAGKLFGAKAFGGIPLDGYREAELIIHSSKDNLLTIYEYDLSLPVERAYEEFIGIKSGRNIIDLSSFSGIVSFKLEEPDIAGKIRIKLL